The segment TAATTGagtaaagaaaaacatatataaagtTTTTATACCCCTAAATACCATATTCATCAATAAATCCTAGTTATGTTTGGCACATCACAAAGAAACCAATGGATCATAAAGATATTATTGATAAGATTCTATAAGTTCATATCTTGCTATTAATTTTTTATACCAAATTCTTATTGGCTTTAATGagagttctgattttttttcaaaagacaaCCACataaaagaagttttaaataaatttgttttcagtTCTATAGTGAAGTATATGTAGGTTCAAGTGGAGAAAATTGCTTTGGGACATATTTATAGaccatatatatttattcatctaGGGATATTTGGGTAAAAACTCCCCTCAAAGATCACAAACATGAAACAGTACATGAGTATTTGCATCATTACTATTTTGTTTCTcaatatgattattattatatttatatagtatttatcTTTGAGTGGCAATGAGTACACTTaattaaaaatctttgaaaaattgtTTCATCTCTACATGGTTCTTAACGATCAAATGTTATCACTATTTAACTGATGTGGAGCCAAAGCACAAAGAAGTGAAGCTAATTCCTGGAGAGAACTTGAGATAACCTGGGGAGTCTGTAAAGATTTTAGCACAGCCTTCAAAGCTCAGTTCTATCCCACTTCCTCCCAATACCTTTGCTTGGCCATTCTGAGTCAGAGTGATCCTCCTGAGTCACTGTTGCATCAGACACGGCTCTTGTGCCGCTCTCTGCTTTGTGTGTGTTGGTCTTGTCTGCCCATTTAGACTTCAAGTTCCTTTAGGGACATGAAAACTCATATTATTAGCTCATTTATTACAATAATTTCGAAAATTACCCCTTGGGATAAAATATGTTAAGCATCTGGTTTATCCTTTCTAGAAACATTTGctctaacatttgttgagtacttaGTATGTGCCAGGTACCAGGGGCAGAGAAAGGAATAATCCATTGCAGTACCTTCTCCAAATCTATGGGTGAGACAGGACAATTACCACAGCTGAAGTCTAGTGAGAAGGTGCTTTTATGGAGAAAAAGACAGGAGTATCTTGGTCCACAGAGAGGGCACTGCTAACAAGCTAGCCACTTACAATCAATAGAACAGAGgctcaggaaagaaaaataacttgccCAGTATAATGGCTCAGTACATGGCAGTTGCAGGATTTAAACCCCAAGTATACAACTTCACAGCCCAGGTTTCCTTTTCGACATCAATTTGTTATCCCGCTTGAACACCTAACTGTGTCTTACCTGTGGGTGTACTCCTCTGCACCTGTACTACAGTTGCCATATATAGGAAACAGTTGTTTTACTGAGTTAATGAGTGAAGGTAATGTAATGTTTCTTACTGCATTTCATGCCAAATTTTAACTTAATGCTAAATGGCTAACTAAAGTATTTGCATGTTTTCAAAGAGAGGTTGGGAGAAGATCAGGAGAGACTATTGCTCTATTTCCCTTTTGCCACTgaaatcgaaaaaaaaaaaaaagaaagaaagaaggccacTGTTTAACCCACATGGATAGAAATGGGGTCTGGCAATGAGTGATGGGCAGAAGGCTATTGCAAAGTGAGTGAGTGGACATTGAAAGTGCAGGGTTGGCTGCTTATACCATCTGTCTAATTCAGCTGTTTGCATGGGTTTCAGACAGGAAAGGTTCAAGTGCAGGATGGATTTGCGATATAAATGCCCCATTCTTTATGCCCATTCCTCCATCATTAACCTTCCTACTCAGTCCTCGAAATGAAAAGCCCGGCATCTTCCATCTGCTCCACGTTATTTATGATGATGTCTCTAATTATGTCCAATTGAGTTGCTGTCGATGATTAAAGGTAATAAGTAATAATAACTTGGCCTCATCATTACCACCATTATTATTAGCTCATTGATTgcaataatttctaaaattaccCCTTGGAATAAAATATGTTAAGCACCTGGTTTATCCTTTTTAGGAACATCTGCTCTAAATGTGTGATAGCGTGGGACTGAACGTGTCTTGCTCCACAAGGAAAGCAAACAGTGTTGACATTGAGAGTCTTGTCTGTGCTGGTATGGATATATTGTGAGATGATGAGAGGAGGAAATAATGATCATGCTCAAGTtcagtgctggaattatagagctgtttaaaaaaaaaggaagaaaaacaaacacacatacacaacctgGCATATTCTGTGGCTACTGCAATCTTTACTCCTTCTTTGAAAAGATTCCCACCTTCAGTGTGGCCCTGATCTTTGCCATGGTGGTGCTTCTCCTGATCTGTATAACCAGGATATTGGGTAAGTGGTAACTGGGAGGAATAGGCAGCGAGAGAGATTACAGAGCTACATGTGATAGGGAGGGCAGTGGTCTATAGGAAATCCGTTGAGAAGATCCACTCCCTAACACCATGTTCCTGCTTTGGTTCTGGAAATTTCACCATCGGCCTTTCATTCTTTTTGGTTAAGTGGTCTTCTCAAGACTCCTCTTTGGGAGTGACAGTCTGCCATTGGGGGTTGCACTGCATGTTTATAATGCCTTGGTATGCTTTCCTTTATAACATACTTACCTCTTTATGGGGATGGTAGCCACTGTAGAGAGACACTGAGTTTTCTTACTGGTAAAAGATACTAGGGAAACATTAGCTCTGAGAATAGTATTTAAAACAGTGGCTACCATTTTGGTCAgtgaaaatatagaacatttccatcatcacagaaagtgcTATTTTAGAGAGTGCAGTTAGACCTttagaaacatttattaagtaagGATTCGATATGATAAACTTTTGCTGGGTGCTATGAGCTTATTTGTCATaggcgcccccccacccccaaaatttGAGCAACTGAATCACATGTAATCTATCCCAGCTCTGAAGAACTCAGATACTTATAAATTATAAGATACAAAAACAAGATATAAGTcctgccacagtggctcatgcttgtcattacagcactttgggaggccaaaatgggccTTTGGGGGCTCCTAGACCCTTTGCCATGGTACCTCTGGTTTCTCAGGGATTTTGCATATACATCTTCTGATTGAATTCACTGAgcacagctgcagtgagccacgttcaagccactgtactccagcctgggctacagagtgtgACCTTGTCTCAAAGCAACAGCAACCACCAGGATCTATGTCTCTATgttatcaatatataaaaaaaatgaatatttaaaaatgaattacttgttatttgttttctcatttactACTCATAAAAATTCTGAGAGTGGATTatgcctattttataaatgaataagtaGGCCCTGTGAGGCTAGATAACTTACCCAAGGCCACAGAGACTATCTAACATGCCATGTAAGTGGTAGACCCTGTCCGGCCTTTAGAATCCTATTTCAATGCCTTTTTCCAAAATATCCTACATACATACACAGGTGGATATAAATGCATATTTACTCTTTCTATAGAGAATATTATGCTCCAAGTGAACTCAATTGTATCATAATCAGACTAAATGCAAACTATAtctgggaaataaaaataaaaatccgtGGTGTAAAaacctttgaattattttttagatCTCTTACACTAGgtcaaaaaatgcaaaacatttttaaaattgatattaatGGTGACATAAATATTCAATGAGATGAACACaaaatagattttctaattttataattttgtcacaTTATGAAATCACAGTGGTGGAGGTTTAATTTCCTTTCTAACATGaaatcttcatttcttctctctgctttgaCCAGGTCATTAGTTACCTACAGTCAAGTATGGATTTGGCTGCTCTGCCTAGGTCAGGGTGGCTGCCAGACCCCTTGCCATGGTACCTCGGGTTTTTCAGAAACTTTTCATATAAACCTTCTGATTGAATTCacagaaactaaggaatagataTGTCACTGGTATATAAGTACTTGTGGAACTTCTATGTGGCTCCAGGGGTATGATTTGGCCTTGGCATCTACTCCCTTTAATACTTTCAAGGTCCCTGAAGAATGTCATATTTCAGGAAAGAGTTCTAGTCACGTTGTATCATTAACTTTATGGAGTGTTGTGGAATAACATTTAGTTTGATTCTGATAGAATAAAGGTGCAAATCCAcatgcataatttaaaataaaaaccccTTCTCTGGTACCATATAAATACATACCAGGTGTGAAGGGAGAACTGAAATAGTCTCTGAGGATGCTATCGCAAAGGAGGCCAAGCTTTCTCCATCAGCTACTTTCAGCCCCTGGGGAATTCATGTGAGTAGCTTCCACCATCATATCTGATGTTACTCCTAGAAAATTTTCAGGGATCCCTTTTACTCTCCCTaccctctctttctctgccataAATATAAATCAAGAGTGAATTTCTGGAGGTTCAACCTGGAATACCTTGCTTCCTTTATTGGGCTGTGAACCAGAAAGAATGAGGTAAGATACTTACAAAAGTTATTTGTTAGCTTCCAGACTACATTGGTGTAGGGGcatcatttttttatttgcagAAGAGTTTAAGCTTCAGCTAAAGAGCCAAACGCTAAGAAACTCACCCCTGCAAAAAAAGCTGTTAGAACTAAAAAACAAAttgagtaaagttgcaggatataaaatcaacatataaaaacagTGTGTTTCTATCCactaacaaaaaaaatccaaaaaggaaattaaaaaacaatctcatttaaaatagcatcaaaaaagcCTTAgatataaatttaaccaaggggtgaaagatctgtacactgaaaactataaagcaccaataaaacaaattagagacaaataaatgaaaatatatcctaTGTTcataaattagaagaaataatattgttaaaatgtccatactaccaaaAGATGTCTAATGATTCAATGCAATCtgtatcaaaattccaatggcatttttttcaCAGATATAAAAAACAATTCACAAATTAATAtagaaccacacacacacaaacagaatagccaaagcaatcctaagaagGACAAAACTtagaggcatcacacttcttgatttcaaattataattaCAAAGCTGTAGTAGTCAAGCCAGTATGGTACTGACatagaaaaatacacataaaccaatggaacagaatagaaggtccagaaataaacccGCACATACATGATCAACTAATTTTTGACCAGGGCATCAAGAACGCACAAGGAGAAAAAATAGTCTCTTcgataaatggtgttgggaaaattggttATCCACAGGAAAACAAAGGAAATTGCACTCTAttttataccatacacaaaaatcaactcaacattgattaaagacttaaacataaaatctgAAACCGTAAAACtcccagaagaaaacatggggaaaaagTCTCTTGACATTGGTTCTGGCAATAATGTTTTGAATATGGCACCAAATGCACAGAcaacagaagcaaaaaataaacaagtaggattacatcaaattaaaaggcttcttcacagcaaaggaaacaatccacaaaatgaaaaatcaatctgtggaatgggagaaaatatttgcaaaccatacaccTGATAAAGGGTCAATAACTAAAGTATGCAATGAATTTCTATAACTAaagggcaaaaataaaataatccaattaaaaatagggaaagaacctgaatagacatttctccaaagaagacatagaaatgaccaacaggtgtatgaaaaggggctcaacattactaatcattagggacatgcatatcaaaaccacaatgacatatcacctcacacctttaGTATGGCTATTATATAATAGCCATTTTCCATGTTCTCACCAGcacttgtatatatatatatatatatatatatatatatatactatatatacaattgtatatacaatattgtatatatatacatatatatacaatattgtatatatatatacatatatatacaattgtatatatgttgtatatatagtgtgtatatatacaattgtatatatattgtgtgtatatatacaattgtatatatactatatataattgtatatatgtatatatacaatatatacatatatacatatatgtatacatatatactatatataattgtatatatacacacaatatatatactatacgcaaatatacatatatgtatactatatgtacaattgtatatatagtatgtatacaaaattgtatatatgcaatatatatacaatttacaatacacaaatatatgtaaaatatgtattttatatatttatatataatatatataaaaatatatatatataaatatatatataaaatatatatatataaaatatatatatataaaatatatatatataaaatatatatatataatatatacacacacacacacaagtgctggtgagaatgtggaaaaaGGGGAATCCTCACACactattgatgggaatgtaaatttttacagtcattatggaaaacagtatggaggttccttgaaaattaaaactaccatataattcagcaatctcacttctgaatATAGATCCAAAGAATTGAAAttaggatcttgaagagatatctatgcttccatgttcactgcagtattattcacaatagccaagatatagaaacacGTAAGTGTCCtgtgatggatgaatggataaacaactgtgagatatctatatctatatatagatatagatatctaatatatatatatctcatatatgtgACACACATATGGCACACATATGACATGACACAcacatatgacatatatatatgacacatatatatatatcacacacacacacacacacacacaatggaatatcattcgccttcaaaaaggaaatcctgccatttgcaataacatggatgactTAGAGGGTGTTATCATAAGTGAAGTATGCCAGTTACAGACAAATGCTGTGTGACCTcatttacatgtggaatctaaaacagtcaaactcatagaagcagaaagtagaatggtggttgttaCGGGATGGGTAGGGAGAAAGGGGGAGGTgttggttaaagggtacaaactttcagtaaCGCAAGATGAATAACTTCTGGAGATCTATACAGCATATATAATATTGTAGACTTAACATTTGCTAAGATAATAGATCTTaccacaaaaataagtaaattaattaaataacaacaacaataataataaatggggTGGAAGgaaactttgggaggtgatggatatgttgatGGCCTTGACAGTGGTAATAGATTCATGGATGTATACATATCCACAAActcatcaaaatatatatattaaatatgtacagtatAGGTCAATAATACCttaataaagcatttttttaaatacttactgTTAAGAAAGAGATCTCTGAGCTACCATCTAAAACAGTGGATGTGTAATTTAGCCAACTTGGAACTGTGTAAATGTATCAGAAAGCATTTATTCCaacattcatttctttctgtcctctgacaggtctctttgtctttgacctgCTGCCATTTATTTTAGCAGCATGCAAAGGTGGTTCACTGCATACTTGGATCTATCCTCAAGAAAGATGATGGATGAAGTTCTCTTCAGCTCCTCCAAACACCCCTTTCTGaacccttctttcctcttttaaggtctcaaccttttttttttaaccttactgTTTTCTGCTTCTTGAAGTCACCTGTGTCACAGAGTCAAAGAATATAATGACTTCTCATGGAGGAGAGTTAGGGACTTAACTAGTGGCCCTATCCGGGAACATCAGCATTTACAGGAGGAAATCAGAGAGGGAAAGGTTGTGttcaaaggaatgaatgaagtCAGGGTTTCACGCATTGTAGGTCATGCATTTGAGAAAAGCTAGGGGTGAAGCTCTTCACCAGTATTGGAAATTTCTTATGAGCTTGGTTATTATTTTCTACACCCTTGCTTGGCTGAGAGAGGAGTGAGGAAACTTCTGTGGGTCCTGAGCATCAGTCAAGAGGACCTAGATGAAAAGCCTGGAGCGGGGGAGGCCCATGGCCACAGAGCACTTGGAAGAAGAAGGGAACATGTGGCCCACTGGTGATCTGTGTTTACTCGTCTGTCTGGTGTGTTCCGAGAGGAGGATGCAGGCCAGCCAGAGGTCAGCAAGTCAAAACCCTTTGAAGACAGACCCAGCTTCTGAAATGGATCTGGCGTTCCCTTGCTGGCTCCGTATCCCACAGTAGTTCACACACTTCCCAGCCATCACCTTTTGTGTGTGAATTGTCAGTTTCATTGATAGAAACACAAATGTGCAAAACTGtgacatctttatttttctggtacTAAACCATTACTCTCTGGTGCTCCATTTTCCCTAACAAGAACTTTCATCTTATTATTTCTGAGCAGGCTTACATTTAAACCCAATTAGTGTTTTTTCCCCCACTCTTCGTCATCCCAGAGTATCATCTAAATATTTTCAGGGTATGCACATTAGGGCAGGAGTTGTCATAGCTGTCCTTGCCCTTCGTTGTCCCCCATGGGGTGTACCTAATTCACATCACCActgacctctctctctcctgctggtgTCCATGGTCCATCAAGATCTCAGGTTTGTCCCCACCGTGCTGTTGCTGCTGGTAGTGGCCTCTTGTCAGGCATCTTCTGATCCAGGACCTTCAAGAACATAAGAAATATTTGGATGCCCTCTCACAATCCCTTTCTTCTTAGATATTCCAATTTCCTCTTCTAGTTCGTTGCGCTGAGGGGCAGGGCACATCTGAGAGGCTCTAAACTCAGCCTACTGAACAGGAGGGGGAATTCTCTTCCAAgaattcccactccccatcccAAATGTAACTACAGTTTAGATCATCTTCTCTAGGGCTGGGCCTAGCTCTACAAGAGAGGAAGATGGGAGCAGAGTCCCTTCTCTGAGACCTACACAGTGACTACTAAATATTGCCCCCTTTTCCATCTcaactctcttctttctccagcaGATTGAATTTATGTAGTTTTTTGAGAGAAATCTGCCTTCTTCCTAACACTACTATTTATGGTATAAGATTTATCTTCATATTCCATCCGAGTTGACTCAGAAAAACCTTTTCTCTATCATAAAAACTTGGCTCTCACAATGAAAGCCTTGGCGCTCAAGATTATGCTCTGCTTTGAGTTTCTggagaatattttagaaataaaaagtcaagatttgattcttatattttctgcattttctccttcccaaagcaataaaaatatctagttttttgttgtggttgttggtttttgttttttttttaattgagactgagtctcactctattgcccacgCTGGtgtacagtgacgtgatctcagctccctgcaacctccgcctccctggttcaagcgattcttgtgtcccagcctcccaagtagctaggattacaagcgcctaccaccacacccagctaatttttgtatttttagtagagacggggtttcaccgtgttggccaggctggtctcaaactcctgacctcaagtgatctgcccaccttggcctcccaaagtgcgggattacagatgtgagccactctTCCCAGCCAAAATATCTAAGTTTTTAGGTAGTGGTTCCATGAAGAAGCATAGAATTAGTAATAATGCACTGATTACTGCTTCAGAAAACCACCTTGATACACTAGAATTGCTACAATTTTCCTTGCCCACTTTAGCGATGATCAAATTCTCATGAGAATCAGGGGAAGGAAGGTAGAATCCATTAGGGGTAGCAAGGAGACCAAAAGGGGAAAATTCCAAAAAATGGAAAGTGAGTAGACATcaaaattttctttatgtttaccATTAAGAATGCTTGCAAAAGGCATCATAAAAATATGGGAGGcaaactaaaaaaatatatattgctgtTAGTTTCAGCTCTACCATTTCATAGCCATATAACATTTGATAAGAAAATCTTACTGGTTTCTTCATCCATGCAGCggatataataatattttcctgGCTTGTTTACTTTAGAGGTATGTATCTACATGGAAATCTGAGTAGATGTTATATTTAATAAGCTTTGTCCTCTATGGAGAAGAAATAACTGTGCCTAACAATAATTGTATGAAACATAATTAAGAAAGACCTATGTTCCTTAAATGACAAGTGGTCTTACTTTCTATTTCAAAAGATAGGCATCTTTCCAAACTTAACagatctttttctgtctcttccttttttcccccaggAATAATTTAGGCGGTGACTACTACAATTGTATTTATCTTCAAGTCTGACCTAGAACTTAAGTCTGTAGTTAAACTTTTGTGTAACTTATTAGTCACTGAGCATTGCAGAAGATTGAGTACTTGGTAAATGAGATGTACATGCACTATGGTTTGAAAATttatcccctccaaaactcacgtTAAAATTTAATCCACAGTgaggcagtattgagaggtggggcctttacgAGGTGATTGAGTCATGAAGGCTCTGCTCTCATGGATGGATTAATCCATTGATGGGCTAATGCATTAATGTGTGAATGGACTGATGGGTAATCATGGGAATgaaactggtggctttataagaagaggaagagagacctgagctagcacactcagcctccttgccatgtgatgccctaTGCCACCTTGGGACTCTGAAGAGGGTCCCCACCAGCAAGGAGGCTCTCAGGAGATACAGCCCCTCAATCATGGACATCTCAGCCTCCATGATTGTAAGaaatccattttcatttctacccagtcttaggtattcagttataagcaacagaaaatagactaagacagtgTAGCAGTGGACTGTGGATAGTAAAAATCAAAGGATGATAATGTGGCCCCTGTTCTTGAAAAATTCCAAGTCCTACTGAGAAGACATTTGTTTAatcattattcattatttcaataaatatttatcaagcctCCCCATGTTCCAGGTATTGTTCTAGGTGCTAAGATTACAGCAGAGAACAAATGGTTTTTAAATGAAGCTTTCATTTTTGTGAGACTTTAATCAAATGTACAAAACAAGAGTAAGTTTTTGAAACATAAGTCATTACTAAATCATGTGGTACAGAGGATTCGAAGGCACAGGAAAAAAGATGAATGTGAGGGTGTTGGTTGAAAAATGCaactttcaataaattacattttaagctAGATCTGAAGTTTAGAAGAAATCTTTTAAATGGAAGGAAGAAATACAAGGAAAAGACTCTAGAGTAAGCATGATTTATTCGTAGACATAGAGGAAATTTGCTTGACTTAAACAACAGGTATATTTTGGAGAGAATTGGTGAATCCAACTGGAGAAGTACTGTGAAAAACTATGACAACTAAACTGAGAAATTTAGTTTCAATGGAATTGGGAGTAAAGGGCCATGGAAAGTTCTGGGTGGAGTGGTGGTCAAATGTTGATGATGTAAGGGTGTGTAATGTAATGAACATTGTCTTTAGATAATATGGATTTGGTGCACTCAAAATTCAGGCCACAGTgagaattacacatgaatttttattttcaaaggcccACACACTCTGAAGATTGTAAATTACCTGGAAAATTGATTATTTGTATGATCTTGACAAGTctgcataaaaaataatttccccTGAAATCCAGATTACTAacttaataaaaagaatatttttgtcttAGTTTCTAAGCTATATAGTTACATAGAGCTGTGTACATTCACCTTCATGACATTTTCATGTGGGATAATGGATGTGGATTTAATGCAATGATTAATGATTTGTTCACTTGGAGTTACCAAGTCATGTTTCTATTGAAGGTGGGGGACTAAAAATGGAGTTTAGATTTTTTAGGAACAATCTcatcacacacagagagaaaggggTTGGAGAATCAATTTAggaacacttttctttttcttgatccaGTGACCAAAGGCAGATTGATAAGTGGGCATTATTTTTCAGAGATGCTTAAGAACTTATTATTGAAAAGATAACCAGCCCTCTATTGAGAAGTCAGACCATAGCAGCCATGTGTTTTATAAGCCTTTGCTTTGTTTTAAGGTGGAGTGTTCCTCACACCATTAAATTTGGAGTTGGTTAGGGATAATGTGGTTCAGGTTTTCCCATAATTGTATGGGAATTCCCTGGGTGAAATGTATGGGTCTGGGAAAGATCATATCTGACTATGCTCAATAACTTCTGACTTTCAATTCATCAGAATGCCCAGTGGTCTCTCCTCATATATCTCCTCATCAAGCT is part of the Symphalangus syndactylus isolate Jambi chromosome 18, NHGRI_mSymSyn1-v2.1_pri, whole genome shotgun sequence genome and harbors:
- the LOC134733471 gene encoding uncharacterized protein isoform X2; translation: MSRSWIRRCLTRGHYQQQQHGGDKPEILMDHGHQQERERNLKSKWADKTNTHKAESGTRAVSDATVTQEDHSDSEWPSKGNFSSFEKSDSSIKGQNLLQMRATHTSCKSEYFLKASILIGMTLSGDCFMQRSLFCNQVL